In Phaseolus vulgaris cultivar G19833 chromosome 7, P. vulgaris v2.0, whole genome shotgun sequence, the genomic stretch CTCTCCTTCTGGCAATGGCAACTCTGCACTCTCTTGCATTATCTTCTCCTTTCTCCAACTCACTTCACAAACCACCCTCATACTCAGGTACCATCACCCTCTTTCAACTTGCCTTCTCTATCACCTTTTCCATTTTTCCATGAAATGTTTGTCTGAGATGATTTTACTAGTAAGTCTGATGAAATTATGTTGCACAATGTATGTTCTCCTACTAAATTTGATCATATTTGTTAGTTAGAAAAAAAGTTCATTTTCTTCTCTTCAGCATGCTTGGGGACTCAACATACAGGATTCATCTAAAGTTTTTACAActgaaatcaatttttattcgAATTTATTTTGCAAGGTTAAGGCCTTTGAGTAATTTTCAACTCAATATGGTTTGCATCTGTTATGAGACCCTTGGCACTTGGCATTATAGgaggcaaaataagaaaataggATTAACAAAAGGAGGTGGCATTGCATTCTTTTTCTGTGTTTCTGATCTCTTATTTTCTTGAAATTCTTGATATGATGCTTCATTTTTCATTATACATTTCagtacaattttttaaattttagttttcaaaCTTCTATCGATTTGATGTAGTTTCTGCTTGACCACAGAACATTGATGTACCAAACTGTGTCATGTTCTTGAACACGTGCTAAGAGGTCAAATGTTGCTTTGCCTAATTTTAACCTTTTGTTAAGCAAAAGGGGGCTTTTGGTGGTATCTTTTGACTGGTGATATTCCATGTTgtagagaaaagaaaagtaacAGAACAAACACTTTTCTAATGCTGTCAAAGTATATGAAGTAATGTTAGAAGGCCTTTAGTTTCAAACAATGCACCATTCTATGTTCAAAGCAGTTTCTTGCATCATCTTCATTGACCCTTACCCTTGATCCCAAAATATAGAAGTTAGGTTCTTTAAACATTGAAAATACAGCTAATATCTCTGTAGTGTGTAGCACTACCAACATATAAATAAGGCTGTGAACATGATGCCCTCTTTGTTTATGCAGTCCCATCTTCAATTGTTCATCAAAGTATAAACTCCTCATTCAATGGTCAAACTTTGCGCATGTCATGTTTGAGGTTACCTATGCTAACACAAAAGAGTGCCATGCACATGCCTGTTATCATGATGGCAAAACCAAAGATACAGTTCATCCAGGGAACTGATGAGCAAACAATTCCTGATGTGAGGCTGACCAAATCAAGGGATGGAACAAATGGCATGGCTATCTTCACATTTGATCAACCTTCAGTTTTCGATTCTTCAGGTGAAATTGGTGATATCACTGGATTTTACATGATTGATGAAGAAGGAGTCCTTCAGTCAGTGGATGTAAATGCTAAATTTGTGAATGGTAAGCCCTCAATAATTGAAGCCAAGTACATAATGCGGACTCCAAGGGACTGGGATAGATTCATGAGATTCATGGAGCGATACTCTAATGCAAATGGTTTGCAATTCATCAAAAAATGAGTTAATGTTCTAATTCCGCTCTTCTATTCTTTCGCCCTTTTGTCAACAAGTTTGTTTTCTGCAATATAGTTCATCTGCATGTAACTTCAATTTGCATACTCATGTCTTTTCTGACACCAagattttatgaaattttgcTTGTCCCGAAGCTCTGTACCTACCATGTAACCCATTTCCTATAGCCAACTTGGAAAGCTCA encodes the following:
- the LOC137828946 gene encoding photosystem II reaction center PSB28 protein, chloroplastic-like — translated: MATLHSLALSSPFSNSLHKPPSYSVPSSIVHQSINSSFNGQTLRMSCLRLPMLTQKSAMHMPVIMMAKPKIQFIQGTDEQTIPDVRLTKSRDGTNGMAIFTFDQPSVFDSSGEIGDITGFYMIDEEGVLQSVDVNAKFVNGKPSIIEAKYIMRTPRDWDRFMRFMERYSNANGLQFIKK